Below is a genomic region from Rosa chinensis cultivar Old Blush chromosome 5, RchiOBHm-V2, whole genome shotgun sequence.
ACAACTAGCATCTAGAGTACCAAAAAGTAAGTGCCCAAAGGTAGACAAATGCATAGAGCTCAGATCAATAAGAAGAGACAACAATCTAGCTTTCGTCTTGCTTGTTCTGTAAATGCAATGGGAAAGCATTTCTATTGGAGTGGTTGCTATAACTCTCGACATCACTATTATTAATGGATGAAAATTACACTTTTGCATACATTTCTGCCTGTATACCACATTCATAGCTTCCAGCAAGCAATGATCTACAACTTCTGATTCCAAAAGAAAGGCAAGCTTTGATATCTTAATATAGATTTCTTCAACAATGTCGCTATTAATATTGTTTTCTTCCATCgtccaaaacaaatcaaatgcCTTTCTCTTTGTATTTGGCTGCTGCAAATAATAAGATAGATTTCTAAATGCACCACCAGCAATACAAGATCCAAAACAAATAGCAGATTTCTGGTTGCCATCCAAATCAACTCTACTAAACATCCAACGCACTAATTCAAGTAGCTCAAATGGAGATATAAAACCACtcaaagcatgcaaagcataaaatGTTGGGAGGAAAGCCATACAATTGTTACTTCTAATGCTGTGATCAAATTTGACCTTGACTTCCTGAAAGAGCTTATGAACCAAGATGTTGAATGCTTTCACAAACTTTGTAGCATCCCCATCTTCTACTTCAAGTGTAAATTGGTTGTCATTGCACAGAGAAAACAAGTACTTGCAAGTTGTTGCCAATATATCCAAGGCATGATGGTCTAATCTATGAACTTTCCCCCTCGATAAATTGATGAGAGCATCCACGTTGTCTGGTAGGTTACCCTCTGGTAAGTCTTCGCTACACTCCAAAGGACAGGATAACGATGTAGTTATTGCgggatgataaaagatagtttcAGCCACCTTTTGAATATCATGACTTGATAGATTTACACTGGAGGTTCTGAGGGAATCAGAATCAGCCACCAATAGTTGAGATAATAAGTTCTTCACCAGAACTGAGCAAATCTCAGAAAGTTGTTGGAAATCGACTAATTGTTCAACTGTACAAGACAACCGTATCTGATAAAGCCAAAATAACACAAGGCGCAAATAGGAAATAAGGTGGTAATCAGTTGCACAGTCTGATAGTTTAGCCAAAAGCAGGTCTTGTATCTTTGAGGGCTCTAACGAATAAGGACCGTCAATGCACATAATGGCAGGGAACAAAACGTGGAAAGGTGCCTTCATCAAAAATAAACTGAAGGCAGTAGCAGCAGCTTCATTTGCACCACAATTTTGGTTACATATTGCTTCTCCTGTATAAGAAGCATGATCAGGAGATCCACTGgcaattttttttcctcctttgcAACAGCTATTGGTTAGAGCCATACTAAGCCCAGGAAAAAAAACTTCAGGCCAAAACTTAGAAACTCTGGGGAGAAAGGTAGGTTCAAGAAAGAAAATTGATGAAAAGAGAGTGAATGGAAGACCAAGGCATTGTGAAATTGCCATAACTGATGGAAAGTTTGCTAATATTTCATCAGGCGTTGTACAGATAAATGAGGAGAAGAAGGCTTTGGTTATTCCAGCTACTTCACCATCACTCCCACCTCTTGCAAGTCTTCCAACTTCCTCAAGCGCTAGTGCAAAAGAACTACCAGAAGGCTTAGCCTTATTGTCAATAGAAGAAATGCAACAAATTTCACGGTCAGATATACTCtgggaaaacaaaaataaactgTTCAACGGCCTCCATTCACAGTTGCCCCTAGACTGATGAGTGGCAGAACAGTCACCAAGTCTCTCAACCAAGAGTGAGCAAATCATAGAAGATAGAAACCGTGCATCAACCTATCAAAATTAACTTTCTTATGAGATTGTGTTCCAAAGCAATCAATTGCAATCTAAAGAGAAGATAAGTACCTGAGTTTTCAAGATATATTTCAGTGTATTGCACACGTAGGTAGATATCATTGTCTTCTCAGGTAATGTAAAAGTCCCAGATCCAGAATCAAGCAATCTCAGACAATTCTGCAGTACCCGTAAGATTAGAGGGGCCTGAGGTGACACATCTGCAGCTAGACAGGGGAACATCAGTGTGAGGTATGtagctttttttattattattataaaaaaatgaaGGTATGTAGCTTTCTTTCTCAAGGaaactcaaaaaagaaaaattgaatagAGAGAAAATACTACAGAGGGGGAAGTTAAatactgataaaaaaaaaaaccactaaATTACACTACAACTTAAGgcacaaaaacaagaagaaagcaaAGATAAGCTGCATGACAACAGGTATCTGATCTATAAACTAGCATGAAAAGACTAATCCCTAGACTTCAAGGAAACTAAATCCCACAAAGATGCCAAAAATGAACCCTGTGCCATAAAAGAACTATCCCACAAGCAAATCCTATCCCATAAAATCTTCTGTTTCTCTCCAGTGAAAAGACCAAAACTGCCAACACTGCATACCCTCCCTATCACAAAACCCCATTTCCTCCCTCCAATTATGTAGCTGAGGAAAGGATACAGGAAAGCCTACTGTCATTAAAATTATAAAAagtataataaaataaaatttaaccaaaagagaaaaaaaagccaGAATCTTTCCTTCAAATAGTGCAATTAAATACATTCTGCGTAAATATGGTGAAGGTATCAGGATAACTTGAGATAATTGGAATAAAACATGAACAATGACATACTTATATCCCAAAAAGGTACATCAAATAGAAGGCTCAATAATATACATCAGAACAACTTATCAGCTCATTCTTTCCATAACCGTGCTATACCTCGTCTTATTTCCCAGAAAGACCTCTAAAAGATTTTTACTATATGAATAGTTGTACCACATCTAAAATGAGAATCCAAACATAAAACGCACGCGTAAGAAGAATATATGGTGAGTATGTGCTTACATAAGCtaacataaataataaatgcCCATGATAAATTATTAAATTGATACATAATATATGAAGCATGTTCACCTTTAACAGTTTCCAAATGGTAGTTATCACGCTTAACAATAAGATCCCAATGCTTGAAGAAATTCTTCCCTGTAGTAGAAACGGCATCAGATAAGAATGAGATGACAGCATTAGCCAAGCTTTGTAATACTCCCACCCCCAGGACGTCAACCGAAGATTTTCCTCTATCAAAACCCGGTATAAACAAGAACCATGATGCAATTTCATGTTGGTTTTTGTCAAAAGCACCAGTACTTAACATAGCTGCTTGTGTGAGACAGTATGCTTGATCTTTTATGTCACTGAGTGGTGAAAAAATCAGCAACTTCATCAATGTCTGTAGATGTTTGTACATCAAGGGTGGAGTCTTAATTGGTGTTCTATTCCTTGGAGACCATCCAATGTATTCTATTAGCAAAGACAAAAGAGAGCACTGCAGATTATTTTGTAATGCTAAAGGACTGCTTAGGAGCTTCATAAGGAACTCAAATGAGCCCTCCAAGCCAGTGGGCATTATCCGCTGCGAGAGAATAATTAAAAGACAACTGTAAGCAACAACTAAATAGGATTGTCTTCTGATCGAAAGTATGAATCAAACTAGTTCCTTAAATTTCAGCCACAATTTCTTTTGAACATGAAACACATTTTCAGACTAttcatgaaaagaagaaatgcatATACTCAGTTTCAGTATACAAGGCAAATAAGGTACAGGAACTTTTTCGATCTGAAAATCAAGGCAAGCCCCAATAAAATATCCATAGAAAAGAAGACTAGGGAAAAGTACTTACAAGATATATTTTGAAAGCATCGAGCACCCTACAGTAGAAATATAAGTCTGCATCCTTGAGTGCAGTAATAGGTGTGGAGCAAGGATCGAAACCCCAAAGATCTGCCATAACATTCATAAGACTATCTTCATGTTCGGACGTATCTGGACCAAAACTTATTCCGCCTACAACAATATCTGAGTCCTTGTTTCCAAAatctgttttcaattttttcacATTCTTCGGGCTATGTTCTGGGAACTTCTCCAGATCTGCTGTCCTCTTTCTTGAGTTGCTACTCATAGAAGAGAGTAGACTCTTAAAAAGTTGAGGATCTGGGAGCAAGCTTCGAACTTCATTTTGAAATTCTTGCTTGAGAGATTCCGAAACATGTTGGTCTCTACAGTTTAAAACACCAAGGAAGGAATCTAACAACTTGAGTGCCTCTAAAAGATGCCTTAAAGTTCCATGCTTCACTAGAAAATCAGAGTGAAGCAGCCCTTTATTGATCGTGGAGCGGTTGAACTGACGAGGATACAAGCATTTCATGACATCCTGCACATGAACATTGTCAAACAAGGCTGGGATCCCACTGCCCACAGAGGAAACCAAGTTTGCTGCTAGAGTAACAACAGAAAACCTGCAAATGCTTTAATCATCATGCAACTATAGAGTAATAGGGGACGACTAAACTGAAGCAACAAGCAATGGAATGAAATGGTATAGATAAATTCTCACCATTTGGGTGATGCATAATCTTCAAGATTGTAAGGGAACTCTTCCATGTATGCTGCACCAAGAGACGGTCTCCCACTAACAACAGCCAAAAGCAGATCCCTGTGATAGCCAATCTCGGTCGCCTTAAGCTTCTTCATTAGGTCTATTTGACGCTTTAAATTGCCCTTCAGGTGTCTCTTTGGATCTGCCATTAGGCCATTAGATGGATCGGTGCAAACCATAACTAAGACCCTGTATGCCAATTCTGCAGAAGCTCCACCATTCTCCCTTCCAGAAATATTGGCTAATTGTTCTAAAGTACCACTCCCAAACAGAACACTCCGAAGGGCAGGAGGAACCGATGAACCCTCAACAAGTATCCTGTTCTGCAATGTGGACAGAACATATATAACTGTCTCCTCATCATCATTCCCCAGCCAGCGGAGGACACAAGAATACATTTCCTTCTGCCGAATAACCGACCTCAACAATCCCGGGGCTCCCACCTCCAGAATCGACATTGCGAACCCAACAAACAACTTCCTCAATGACAGCTTCCTCCTTTTCTCATTTGGCCTCATTTTATACTCCCCCAACTTGCAAAACCCCTGCAGCTTGAAATCAAACTTCTTTTCCACCTCAGACGCCAACACCGATCCACGCCTCACAATCGAAGCCAAAAGCAACAGCGCCGCCTTCTGGCGCTTAGCTTCACTACTCTTCAACTCCTTATGCACATCTCCCAACTGTTGCTCAATAATCGACCGCGCAAACTTGTCCAACACCCTACTCACCCCCAACCTCCCCATATCATTTGCTTCATAAACCCCATCAGgatgactcaaaacaacagAAATCAACTTCAGTATATAAAACATCCCCGGCTTCCCTCGCCGGAGATTCCACGCACCCAGAAGCTCCGAGCACTGAGCTGAATTTTGCACATAGTAATACAGCAATTCACCTCCAGAATCACCTTTCAGCAACTTTATAAACTCTTTCGCACCGGCAGCGCATAATTTAATCTCATTAGAAGTAATCTTATGCAATAGTTCTTTCAGTTTCGCTTCATGATTCGCCTTAAGCTCAACCTTCGGCAATTCTTCCCCCATAACCTCACTGTCATAGTCTTCCTCCACCATAACTGCAACTCACAAATCAACCGCTAATTAGTACAGCCAAACCAATTTGCCAAACAAAGATTAACGAAGCCTTTGCGATCCGTACCTTGATCCTCGCAGGCTGAGCTTCCTTCTTCCATTGCAAAAACAGTCGGTGAGGTTTTGGTGATTTTTTAGGGTTTAAGACGGGCGGTAGAGTAAGCATACGAAGGGTTTAAGTGCTGGGCTGAAAAGCCCAAAGGATTAAGGCTGTAGCCCAAAAGCATAGGCCCAAGCCCAACACAAATACCCTAATTCAACATCTCCCTCTATCGGACTTGACAGGATACAGAGCTCGGCCTATACTCACGCGCCACGTGTCAACCTCGAAGGCTGGGCTATATAAACCCCAACCGAGCACCGAAAATATCCTCTCTTACCCAATCTCAGACCCAATCGGGGATTAAGGTTCTTCTTCTCCCCTACGCCGTCATCCTCGTTCTTATTCGCTATCCTCTATCCCAAAACGTCGTCGTTCAGGATGATGCAACAGCCATCAGGAGGAGTCGTCCCGGCGGATCAGCAGCCGCAGCAGCAATACCAGCAGCAACCGCCGCAGCAGTGGATGATGATGCCGCCGCAGCAGCAACAccaagctgctgctgctgctcagGCCGGGTGGGCCCAGCAGCAGGCGGCtatgcagcagcagcaacagccTCAGCAGTACACGGCCGCGGCGGCGAGTCAGGGCTCCGATGAGATCCGATCGCTCTGGATCGGCGACTTGCTCCCGTGGATGGACGAGAACTACATCCTCAACTGCTTCGGTCCCACCGGAGAGGTAAATTTCACGGATAATTATGTGTTTCGTTTGATTTTGTAGCTTCGAAttttggatttagggtttacTTTGTATCGCCGGAGATGTAATTGTGATTTAGGGTTAGAATTTCCCATCTTTGTTCATGGATCTGTAGGCTGTAGATATTTGTGTATGTGTTTAACCGGAAATTGGCGTCAACTCGTCGTCCATATGTTCTTTATTTGCTTGTTAGGTGCTTTCGGATCCCAGTTTGTTGTATTTAATTGTGGTTTTGGGGTTGTTTGTAGGCTGTCAATGCAAAGGTTATCCGTAACAAGCAAACAGGACTGCCAGAAGGGTATGGTTTTATTGAGTTTAGGACTCGCAGCGCCGCTGAGCAGGTTTTGCAGAACTACAATGGTACAGTGATGCCCAGCACTGAGCAGAATTTCCGCCTCAACTGGGCCACCCTGGGGGCTGGTGAAAGGCGCCAGGATGATGGCCCGGACTATACTGTTTTTGTTGGCGATTTGGCCGCTGATGTTACCGATTATACCCTTCAAGAGACATTTAGGGCTCATTACCACTCTGTGAAGGGTGCAAAAGTTGTCACTGATAGGACCACCGGACGCTCTAAGGGATATGGTTTTGTTAGGTTTGGAGATGAGAGTGAACAGTTGCGAGCAATGAATGAGATGAATGGTCAGTTTTGCTCTAGCAGACCCATGAGGATTGGGCCTGCTGCTACTAAGAAACCAGTTGGTGGTGGACAACCTTATCAAAAAGGTATGTATCCTTGTTAGTATTGCATAAAGGTCTATGGTATTAGCTAAACGACATAACTTTATCTGAATGTGGATGATTCTCAGTGTTGTAATTAGATTTTGCCCTTTTGGTTTGTGTTCATGAGTATCTGGTACTTTGTGCTTATTGGATTGGTAAGGTTTAAAGCTTTTATATGATACTTACAAGGTGAAATTCTCGAAGTGCCCTGTTAGAAGTAGGTTTTACCGCTTTCAGTTAATCAGTTGAAGATTGGCGCAACTTAAAGTCCTTTCCTTCGAGTACTTACCTTTGTAAACTTCGGCGCA
It encodes:
- the LOC112165038 gene encoding polyadenylate-binding protein RBP45C; the encoded protein is MMQQPSGGVVPADQQPQQQYQQQPPQQWMMMPPQQQHQAAAAAQAGWAQQQAAMQQQQQPQQYTAAAASQGSDEIRSLWIGDLLPWMDENYILNCFGPTGEAVNAKVIRNKQTGLPEGYGFIEFRTRSAAEQVLQNYNGTVMPSTEQNFRLNWATLGAGERRQDDGPDYTVFVGDLAADVTDYTLQETFRAHYHSVKGAKVVTDRTTGRSKGYGFVRFGDESEQLRAMNEMNGQFCSSRPMRIGPAATKKPVGGGQPYQKAAYPSSQGNPGEADPNNTTIFVGGLDPSVDDEMLRQSFGMFGELVHVKIPVGKRCGFVQFANRACAEQALSVMNGRVVGSQSVRLSWGRSPSSKQNQPEQTQWNGAGGAGFYQYPQGYDAYTYAPPTQDPNLYYGGYAGYGNYQQPGAAYQQQQQ